A single window of Zea mays cultivar B73 chromosome 10, Zm-B73-REFERENCE-NAM-5.0, whole genome shotgun sequence DNA harbors:
- the LOC100282790 gene encoding RING finger and CHY zinc finger domain-containing protein 1 produces the protein MGGAQFPGDNDVAEVDAARDGEVDRRDVGKMKHGCEHYRRRCKIVAPCCNQVFPCRHCHNEATASGDRHTICRQDVEKVVCLLCETKQPVSQVCISCGVNMGEYFCDICKFYDDDTDKGQYHCIDCGICRVGGKENFFHCVKCGSCYSVILRDNHQCVENSMRQNCPICYEYLFDSLQGTRVLNCGHTMHLTCFEEMVAHNKYTCPICSKTALDLTHHWEMLDQEIEATIMPLVYRYKIWVLCNDCNKVSEVNFHVIGHKCSHCRSYNTRTTSRPADLSGSSSPSTDSSDNNI, from the exons atgGGGGGAGCGCAATTCCCCGGCGACAACGACGTCGCGGAAGTAGACGCGGCCCGCGACGGAGAGGTGGACCGCCGTGACGTGGGCAAGATGAAGCACGG GTGCGAGCATTACCGGCGGAGGTGCAAGATCGTGGCACCGTGCTGCAACCAGGTGTTCCCCTGCCGCCACTGCCACAACGAGGCTACG GCTTCCGGAGATAGGCATACAATATGTCGTCAGGATGTTGAAAAA GTAGTTTGCCTACTCTGTGAAACAAAACAGCCG GTGTCACAAGTGTGCATAAGCTGTGGAGTCAATATGGGAGAGTACTTTTGTGATATATGCAAAttttatgatgatgat ACAGACAAAGGGCAGTACCATTGCATCGATTGTGGCATATGCAG GGTTGGTGGCAAGGAAAACTTCTTCCACTGTGTGAAGTGTG GATCCTGCTATTCTGTTATACTCCGTGATAACCATCAGTGTGTGGAGAACTCAATGAGGCAGAATTGCCCAATCTGTTATGAG TATCTATTTGACTCATTACAAGGAACAAGAGTTCTTAACTGTGGACACACAATGCACTTGACATGTTTTGAAGAAATGGTGGCGCATAACAA ATACACTTGTCCAATATGCTCTAAAACAGCTCTTGATTTGACACATCATTGGGAAATGTTGGATCAAGAG ATCGAAGCCACGATCATGCCTCTTGTGTATCGCTACAAG ATTTGGGTGCTTTGCAACGATTGCAACAAGGTCTCAGAGGTGAACTTTCACGTGATTGGCCACAAGTGCAGCCACTGCAGATCGTACAACACCCGAACAACATCGCGCCCTGCAGATTTATCCGGAAGCAGCTCACCTTCAACAGACTCATCCGACAACAACATATAG
- the LOC100282790 gene encoding RING finger and CHY zinc finger domain-containing protein 1 isoform X1, translated as MGGAQFPGDNDVAEVDAARDGEVDRRDVGKMKHGCEHYRRRCKIVAPCCNQVFPCRHCHNEATASGDRHTICRQDVEKVVCLLCETKQPVSQVCISCGVNMGEYFCDICKFYDDDTDKGQYHCIDCGICRVGGKENFFHCVKCGSCYSVILRDNHQCVENSMRQNCPICYEYLFDSLQGTRVLNCGHTMHLTCFEEMVAHNKYTCPICSKTALDLTHHWEMLDQEIEATIMPLVYRYKVFFPVFGCFATIATRSQR; from the exons atgGGGGGAGCGCAATTCCCCGGCGACAACGACGTCGCGGAAGTAGACGCGGCCCGCGACGGAGAGGTGGACCGCCGTGACGTGGGCAAGATGAAGCACGG GTGCGAGCATTACCGGCGGAGGTGCAAGATCGTGGCACCGTGCTGCAACCAGGTGTTCCCCTGCCGCCACTGCCACAACGAGGCTACG GCTTCCGGAGATAGGCATACAATATGTCGTCAGGATGTTGAAAAA GTAGTTTGCCTACTCTGTGAAACAAAACAGCCG GTGTCACAAGTGTGCATAAGCTGTGGAGTCAATATGGGAGAGTACTTTTGTGATATATGCAAAttttatgatgatgat ACAGACAAAGGGCAGTACCATTGCATCGATTGTGGCATATGCAG GGTTGGTGGCAAGGAAAACTTCTTCCACTGTGTGAAGTGTG GATCCTGCTATTCTGTTATACTCCGTGATAACCATCAGTGTGTGGAGAACTCAATGAGGCAGAATTGCCCAATCTGTTATGAG TATCTATTTGACTCATTACAAGGAACAAGAGTTCTTAACTGTGGACACACAATGCACTTGACATGTTTTGAAGAAATGGTGGCGCATAACAA ATACACTTGTCCAATATGCTCTAAAACAGCTCTTGATTTGACACATCATTGGGAAATGTTGGATCAAGAG ATCGAAGCCACGATCATGCCTCTTGTGTATCGCTACAAGGTATTCTTTCCGGT ATTTGGGTGCTTTGCAACGATTGCAACAAGGTCTCAGAGGTGA